The Streptomyces spororaveus genome includes a region encoding these proteins:
- a CDS encoding type I polyketide synthase, with translation MANEAKLREYLKKVTTDLDEAYGRLREIESQAHEPIAITAMSCRFPGGVRSPEELWELLRTGGDALTAFPTDRGWDLDNLFSDDPDDHGTSVTREGGFLGEASSFDAGFFGISPREAMAMDPQQRLLLETSWEAFERAGIDPQALRGSQSGVFVGINGSDYLTPLLEAAEDYAGHLGTGNASSVISGRLSYTFGLEGPAVTVDTACSASLVALHLAVQALRAGECSLAVAGGVHVMSTPGLFVEFSKQRGLSTDGRCKAFAADADGFGPAEGVGVLLLERLSDAQRNGHPVLAVVRGSAINQDGASNGLTAPNGPSQQRVIRQALANARLSTDQVDVVEAHGTGTSLGDPIEAQALIATYGQDRPADQPLLLGSVKSNIGHTQAAAGVAGVIKMVLAMQHGVLPQSLHIDEPSPHVDWAAGAVSLLTEQTAWPETTHPRRAGVSSFGFSGTNAHVIVEQAPEAETSETAETVGRSGMPVVPWVLSGKSAGALRGQAERLSGWLAAVPGVDPLDVGWSLASSRAGLDHRAVVLGDHAAGVAAVASGAMAAGVVTGSAVGGKTVFVFPGQGSQWVGMAEALLDASPVFAARVEECAGALDPFTGWSLVDVLRGVEGSPSLDRVDVVQPALFAVMVSLAEVWRAAGVRPGAVIGHSQGEIAAACVAGILSLEDAARVVALRSQAIGRVLAGLGGMVSVPLPAKAVRELIAPWGEERISVAAVNGPSSVVVSGEVQALEELLASCEADGIRAKRIAVDYASHSAQVDLLREELAELLGPVVPRPAEVPFLSTVTGEWVSGPELDAGYWFRNLRRTVELEEATRTLLEQGFGVFVESSPHPVLTVGMQETVEDAGREAAVLGSLRRGEGGLERFWLSLGAAYVRGVTVDWDAVFAGTGARRVDLPTYAFQSQRFWPEAAPVEAVAVSAESAVDARFWEAVEREDLEALADTLSLDSPDAIGSLGTVLPGLSSWRRHSREQSTVDGWRYRVTWKRIAEPSPATLSGTWLAVVPESRSGGAADDWTGAVLRTLAEHGADVRTVTVSAGAADRDGLAATLGAAAAETAPTGVLSLLALAGEGAFTAELALSQALGDADVAAPLWCVTRGAVATGRSEQVADPAQALVWGLGRVASMEQGGRWGGLLDLPADLDGRTLGRLVGVLAGDGSEDQVALRASGLFGRRLVHAPLADTAPVREWRPRGTTLVTGGTGALGAHVARWLAGNGAEHLLLASRRGPDAPGAAELRDELTALGAQVTITACDMADRDAVTALLATVPTDQPLTAVVHAAAVVDDGVIETLTPEQVEAVLRVKTDATLNLHELTRDLDLSAFVLFSSFAATFGAPGQGNQAPGNAFLDAFAEYRRAAGLPATSIAWGPWGSADGDDSAAGDRMRRHGIVAMSPERTLASLQHALDRDETTLTVADMDWKRFTLAFTADRDRPLLLELPQARSIIESAERESADDLAGGVPLTQQLAGLPEVEQERLLLDLVRTAVAAVLGHADLAAVEAGRAFKELGFDSLTSVELRNRLGAVSGLKLPASLVFDHPTPAAVAAFLRAGIVPDAAAGGAPLLEELDKLEAVLERGTADNVVRARVTMRLQSLLAKWNESEDRSGATARPATTDSFGTGVGAGPADGVLDDVEQLQEASDEELFAFINKGLGRA, from the coding sequence GTGGCGAACGAAGCAAAGCTCCGCGAATACCTCAAGAAGGTCACGACGGATCTCGACGAGGCATACGGACGCCTGCGGGAAATCGAGAGCCAGGCCCATGAGCCCATTGCCATCACGGCGATGAGCTGCCGATTCCCGGGAGGCGTACGCTCTCCCGAAGAACTGTGGGAATTGCTCCGTACCGGTGGGGACGCGCTCACCGCATTTCCCACGGACCGCGGCTGGGACCTCGACAACCTGTTCTCGGACGACCCCGACGACCACGGCACGTCGGTCACCCGCGAGGGCGGATTCCTCGGCGAGGCCTCCTCGTTCGACGCGGGGTTCTTCGGGATCTCGCCGCGCGAGGCCATGGCGATGGACCCGCAGCAGCGGCTGCTGCTGGAAACGTCGTGGGAGGCGTTCGAGCGGGCCGGGATCGACCCGCAGGCGCTGCGTGGCAGCCAGTCCGGTGTGTTCGTCGGGATCAACGGCTCGGACTATCTGACCCCGCTGCTGGAAGCGGCCGAGGACTACGCGGGCCACCTGGGGACCGGCAACGCCTCCAGCGTGATCTCGGGCAGGCTGTCGTACACCTTCGGCCTGGAGGGTCCGGCTGTCACGGTCGACACGGCATGCTCCGCGTCGCTGGTCGCCCTGCACCTGGCCGTGCAGGCGCTGCGGGCCGGGGAATGCTCGCTGGCCGTTGCCGGTGGGGTGCATGTGATGTCCACGCCCGGACTGTTCGTCGAGTTCAGCAAGCAGCGCGGGCTGTCCACGGACGGCCGCTGCAAGGCCTTCGCGGCAGACGCCGACGGATTCGGCCCGGCGGAGGGTGTGGGCGTCCTGTTGCTGGAGCGGCTGTCGGACGCCCAGCGCAACGGGCATCCGGTGCTTGCGGTGGTCCGTGGTTCGGCGATCAACCAGGACGGTGCGAGCAATGGTCTGACGGCTCCGAACGGTCCGTCGCAGCAGCGCGTCATCCGACAGGCCCTCGCGAACGCACGGCTCTCCACCGACCAGGTCGACGTCGTGGAGGCGCACGGCACCGGCACCAGCCTCGGCGACCCCATCGAGGCCCAGGCGCTCATCGCCACGTACGGACAGGACCGCCCGGCCGATCAGCCGCTGCTGCTCGGGTCGGTCAAGTCCAACATCGGTCACACGCAGGCGGCCGCCGGTGTGGCCGGCGTGATCAAGATGGTGCTGGCGATGCAGCACGGCGTACTGCCGCAGAGCCTTCACATCGACGAGCCGTCGCCCCACGTGGACTGGGCGGCGGGTGCCGTCTCGCTGCTCACGGAGCAGACGGCGTGGCCCGAGACCACGCATCCGCGTCGTGCGGGTGTGTCGTCGTTCGGGTTCAGCGGGACGAACGCGCACGTGATCGTGGAGCAGGCTCCGGAGGCCGAGACGTCCGAGACGGCTGAGACGGTTGGCCGGTCGGGGATGCCGGTGGTGCCGTGGGTGCTGTCGGGCAAGAGTGCGGGGGCGCTGCGGGGGCAGGCGGAGCGGTTGTCGGGCTGGCTGGCGGCTGTGCCGGGTGTGGATCCGCTGGACGTGGGCTGGTCGTTGGCGTCGTCGCGTGCGGGGTTGGATCACCGGGCGGTGGTGCTGGGTGATCATGCGGCTGGTGTGGCGGCGGTGGCGTCGGGTGCGATGGCTGCGGGTGTGGTGACCGGGTCTGCTGTTGGTGGGAAGACGGTGTTCGTGTTCCCGGGGCAGGGCTCGCAGTGGGTGGGTATGGCGGAAGCGCTGTTGGACGCTTCACCGGTGTTCGCTGCGCGGGTGGAGGAGTGTGCGGGGGCGCTGGATCCGTTCACGGGCTGGTCGTTGGTGGATGTGCTGCGGGGTGTGGAGGGTTCGCCTTCGCTTGACCGGGTGGATGTGGTGCAGCCTGCGTTGTTCGCGGTGATGGTGTCGTTGGCGGAGGTGTGGCGGGCTGCTGGTGTGCGTCCGGGTGCGGTGATCGGTCATTCGCAGGGTGAGATCGCGGCCGCGTGTGTGGCGGGGATTCTGTCGCTGGAGGATGCGGCGCGGGTGGTGGCTCTGCGGAGTCAGGCGATCGGGCGGGTGCTGGCGGGTCTGGGCGGCATGGTCTCGGTGCCGTTGCCGGCGAAGGCCGTGCGGGAGCTGATCGCGCCGTGGGGTGAGGAGAGGATCTCCGTCGCCGCCGTCAACGGGCCGTCCTCGGTGGTGGTTTCGGGCGAGGTGCAGGCTCTGGAGGAGCTGCTGGCCTCGTGTGAGGCGGACGGGATCCGTGCGAAGCGGATCGCGGTGGACTATGCGTCGCATTCGGCTCAGGTGGACCTTCTTCGTGAGGAGCTTGCGGAGTTGCTGGGGCCGGTTGTTCCGCGGCCGGCTGAGGTGCCGTTCTTGTCGACGGTGACGGGTGAGTGGGTCAGTGGTCCGGAGTTGGATGCGGGTTACTGGTTCCGGAATCTGCGTCGGACGGTGGAGTTGGAGGAGGCGACGCGGACGCTGCTGGAGCAGGGTTTCGGGGTGTTCGTGGAGTCGAGTCCGCATCCGGTGTTGACGGTGGGTATGCAGGAGACGGTCGAGGATGCGGGCCGTGAGGCTGCGGTGCTGGGTTCTCTGCGGCGTGGTGAGGGTGGTCTGGAGCGTTTCTGGCTGTCGTTGGGTGCCGCGTATGTGCGTGGTGTGACGGTGGACTGGGACGCGGTGTTCGCGGGGACGGGTGCCCGGCGGGTGGATCTGCCCACCTACGCCTTCCAGTCGCAGCGGTTCTGGCCGGAGGCGGCGCCTGTCGAGGCTGTGGCGGTGTCCGCGGAGAGTGCGGTCGATGCCCGGTTCTGGGAGGCCGTCGAACGCGAAGACCTCGAAGCGCTGGCCGACACTCTCTCCCTCGACAGCCCCGACGCGATCGGCTCCTTGGGGACGGTCCTTCCCGGCCTGTCGTCGTGGCGCCGCCACAGCCGTGAGCAGTCCACCGTGGACGGCTGGCGTTACCGCGTCACCTGGAAGCGGATTGCCGAGCCGTCCCCGGCCACCCTGTCCGGCACGTGGCTGGCTGTCGTCCCCGAGTCCCGTTCCGGGGGTGCGGCCGATGACTGGACGGGTGCTGTCCTGCGTACGCTCGCCGAGCACGGCGCCGACGTCCGTACGGTGACCGTCTCCGCCGGCGCGGCCGACCGTGACGGGCTCGCCGCCACGCTCGGGGCCGCCGCGGCCGAGACCGCGCCGACCGGTGTCCTGTCCCTCCTCGCCCTCGCCGGTGAGGGTGCCTTCACCGCCGAGCTCGCCCTGTCCCAGGCGCTCGGTGACGCCGATGTGGCCGCACCCCTGTGGTGTGTCACGCGCGGCGCTGTCGCCACCGGCCGCTCCGAGCAGGTGGCCGATCCCGCTCAGGCGCTCGTCTGGGGTCTCGGGCGGGTCGCCTCCATGGAGCAGGGCGGCCGTTGGGGCGGCCTGCTCGACCTTCCCGCCGATCTCGACGGCCGGACGCTGGGCCGGCTCGTGGGTGTTCTGGCCGGTGACGGCTCCGAGGACCAGGTGGCGCTGCGCGCTTCGGGTCTCTTCGGGCGGCGTCTGGTCCACGCACCCCTCGCGGACACCGCCCCTGTACGGGAATGGCGTCCGCGGGGGACGACCCTCGTCACCGGCGGTACGGGCGCGCTGGGCGCGCACGTGGCCCGCTGGCTCGCCGGGAACGGCGCCGAGCACCTCCTCCTCGCCAGCCGCCGGGGCCCCGACGCACCCGGCGCCGCCGAACTCCGCGACGAACTCACCGCCCTCGGCGCGCAGGTCACCATCACGGCCTGCGACATGGCCGACCGGGACGCCGTCACCGCCCTCCTCGCCACCGTCCCCACCGACCAGCCCCTCACCGCGGTGGTCCATGCCGCGGCGGTCGTGGACGACGGGGTCATCGAGACGCTGACACCGGAGCAGGTGGAGGCCGTTCTGCGGGTCAAGACCGACGCGACGCTCAACCTGCACGAGCTCACCCGTGACCTCGACCTGTCGGCGTTCGTCCTCTTCTCGTCCTTCGCGGCCACCTTCGGTGCCCCCGGCCAGGGCAACCAGGCACCCGGAAACGCGTTCCTGGACGCCTTCGCCGAGTACCGCCGGGCGGCAGGGCTGCCCGCCACCTCCATCGCCTGGGGCCCCTGGGGCAGTGCGGACGGCGACGACAGTGCGGCGGGCGACCGGATGCGCCGCCACGGCATCGTCGCGATGTCGCCCGAGCGGACGCTCGCCTCGCTCCAGCACGCGCTGGACCGTGACGAAACGACCCTGACCGTCGCCGACATGGACTGGAAGCGGTTCACCCTCGCCTTCACCGCGGACCGGGACCGGCCGCTGCTCCTGGAGCTTCCCCAGGCCCGGTCCATCATCGAGAGCGCCGAGCGGGAGTCCGCCGACGACCTGGCCGGGGGAGTACCGCTCACGCAGCAGCTCGCCGGGCTGCCCGAGGTCGAACAGGAGCGGCTGCTCCTCGACCTGGTCCGCACCGCTGTCGCCGCCGTCCTCGGCCACGCCGACCTGGCCGCCGTCGAGGCGGGCCGGGCGTTCAAGGAGCTGGGCTTCGACTCGCTCACCTCGGTCGAACTGCGCAACCGGCTCGGCGCCGTGAGCGGGCTGAAGCTGCCCGCCAGCCTGGTCTTCGACCACCCGACCCCCGCCGCCGTCGCCGCGTTCCTGCGCGCCGGGATCGTGCCCGACGCGGCCGCGGGCGGCGCGCCGCTGCTGGAGGAACTCGACAAGCTGGAAGCCGTACTGGAACGGGGCACCGCCGACAACGTCGTACGGGCCCGGGTGACCATGCGGCTCCAGTCGCTCCTGGCGAAGTGGAACGAGAGCGAGGACCGGTCGGGCGCGACGGCGCGGCCGGCCACGACCGACAGCTTCGGCACAGGGGTCGGCGCGGGGCCGGCGGACGGCGTGCTGGACGACGTCGAGCAGCTCCAGGAGGCGAGCGACGAAGAACTGTTCGCCTTCATCAACAAGGGACTCGGCCGCGCCTGA